The sequence GGTCGTTCCGACCGAGGAGTTCGAAGACCGCATCTGGGAGGTTGCCCGTGACCTCGCCTCCGGCCCGCCGGTCGCCCAGAAGTACACGAAGCGCGCGATGCTCGCGGGACGCGACGACACCGAGGCCGGCCTCGAGATCGAGGCCCAGGCGTTCGGGATGCTCTACAACACCGACGACCTGATGGAGGGCATCACCGCGTTCATGGGCGACGGCGAGCCGGAGTTCGAGGGCAAGTAACACGGCGAGGGCAGGCGCAGAACGACATCCTTTTTAGAACCACCCGGTAACTGGGTGATGTCGCTCCGTTGGTGTAGTCCGGCCAATCATCTTGGCCTTTCGAGCCGAGGACCAGGGTTCAAATCCCTGACGGAGCACTACAGCGAGCGATTTTCGAGCGAGCGAAGCGCGCACGGAAGGGATTTGAAGTAGACCAGAAAGGCGCAGCGGAGCGAGCATTTCTGGGCGTGGTTCAAATCCCTGACGGAGCACTTTTCGAACGAAGTGAGAAAATGCGACGGAAAGGGATTTGACACCCTACCAGTCGCGCGCAGCGAAGTGAGCACGTCTGGTATTGGTTCACATCCCTGACGGAGCATGCGAGACACGAGCGAAGCGAGTGTCTCGATACTGTGAGCGGTGGAACCGCGAGCACTACAGCGAGCGAGTTTTCGAGCGAGCGAAGCGCGCACGGAAGGGATTTGAACTACGCGAATCCGAGCGCAGCGAGGATTCGCCATCGGGTTCGAAACCCCACCGGTACGATCGATTCATTTCGGCACACCTGCCGTAACCGAGAAGAAAAATACACGAGAAAACGATGCCCCGGGAGTCGTACGAGAGGTCACTACGGCCGACCGCCACCGTGGAATGCAACGCGGGTAGTTCTTACTCGGCAATCGGCAATTCGACGACGAATTCGGCGCCACCGGACTCGCTGTCAGTCACGTGGACGTCGCCCCCATACCGATCGACGATCATCGATACCAGATACAAGCCGATTCCCGTTCCACGACTCTCGTCACCCATGGATCCCCGTTCGAAGATGTCCGGAGTCTGCTCGTCTGGGATGCCAGGCCCGTTGTCGGCAACGGAGAGGAACGCGGAACCCCCGTTGTGTGTGAGAGAAACGGACACCCTCGGGGTTTCAGCATCGTTGTGCCGGATTGCGTTCGACACCAGATTTCGGATCACTGATGAGAACATCTTGTCACCGGTGACTGTCAGGTCAGTCTCTGGCCGTCGGTAGTCGATGATACTGTCGGGGTGGGCGTTCCTCGCCGCCGCAAGTTCGTCTTCGACCACGTCATTGATCCGGATCGATCCGATATTCGAGTCCGCTTCCAAGAGCAGGTCGGTGAGTTCCCGTGCCTCGGTGGTCAATTCGATCGCCTCTTCGGTCGAATCGATGACGGTCTCGAGAGCGTCCGCACCGTCCTGGTCGACGGAGTCTGCGAGTTGTTGGGCATAGCCAAGGACGAGTTGCATGTCGTTTCGGATATCGTGGCGGACCATCTGGTTGAGCACGCTGAGCGCATCCCGTTGCCGTTCGACCTGTTCAATCTTCTGCTGGAGTTCCCGAGACTGTTCTCTGCGCTCGAGCAGTGATGCAAGTCGCCGTCGAACCACTGGCCCCCGGACCGGCGCGTCGATACTATCGACGACCAGCGAACGCTCGTCCTCCTCGAGGACGTCTCGTTGAATCGAGGACGACTGCGCTTTCGCGCCCCGGATCAGTACGACCGGACGAAATACGGGCCGCTCCGACACGACGACCTGGTGCAGATCGTCGCGAACCCCGGAGTAGAGGGAATCCTCGACGAGATACGCGTCCGCCTGCTCGACGTCGTCTCCGGTCAGAATATCGTACGTATCGTCGAGAAACTCCGAGATCACCTCCCGATTACCGCTATCTTCGATGAGTAACTGGACAGTGTGCATGGTGCTCTGACCTCGAATGATGTCGGTTGGTATCTGTTGACTCGATGCTCATTCTGCGGGACTCGTAAAGTGCGGTGACCCATCCAGAATCCCAGAAACGCCAGACAACGGCTCACCCACGAAGATTCCCGCTTGGGAAATATCGAACTCACGGAGCGTCTGTTCGAAGTCCCCTGCTCGCTTTTTCAGCGTTCCGATCACTTTGTGCAGTTCTCCATCCACCTCCATATAGCTCAAGAACAAGATATTGTCGGCAATATAACTAATATTGGAACTGGTCGCCGAGGTCAGCCCGGTTATCGTCGAAATTTCGTCGGTGACGAACACGCTCACGCCCCGGTTTTTCAGGACTCGCGTCAGCGAATGCAGTTTCCTCACCAGTCCCTCTTCGGTTCCCTGCAGCGACATCGTATACCCGTCGATCCCATCGATCATGACGAGTTCGGTGCCGTTCTCCTCGACATCCGAACGAACCATCTCCGCAAACTCTTCAGCCGAGAGTGACAACGGTTCGACTTCCC is a genomic window of Halanaeroarchaeum sp. HSR-CO containing:
- a CDS encoding sensor histidine kinase KdpD, whose translation is MHTVQLLIEDSGNREVISEFLDDTYDILTGDDVEQADAYLVEDSLYSGVRDDLHQVVVSERPVFRPVVLIRGAKAQSSSIQRDVLEEDERSLVVDSIDAPVRGPVVRRRLASLLERREQSRELQQKIEQVERQRDALSVLNQMVRHDIRNDMQLVLGYAQQLADSVDQDGADALETVIDSTEEAIELTTEARELTDLLLEADSNIGSIRINDVVEDELAAARNAHPDSIIDYRRPETDLTVTGDKMFSSVIRNLVSNAIRHNDAETPRVSVSLTHNGGSAFLSVADNGPGIPDEQTPDIFERGSMGDESRGTGIGLYLVSMIVDRYGGDVHVTDSESGGAEFVVELPIAE